The following proteins are co-located in the Gloeocapsa sp. PCC 7428 genome:
- a CDS encoding TauD/TfdA family dioxygenase — MNLKTFKRKSITVSSENLVTTNFLKPTQQLPLVIQPAVDGVNLVSWASSNCDWIEKQLIQYGGLLFRNFQINNHSEFANFMQAIAGELIEYSYRSTPRSQVDGKIYTSTEYPPDQSIPLHNEMAYSLNWPMKIAFFCVKAAEQGGETPIADSRKVFQRIDPKIKERFIQKNIMYVRNYGQGIDLSWETVFQTNDKAEVEAYCQSTGIDFTWLDGNKLRTCQVCQAVATHPQTGDLVWFNQAHLFHISSLKAEVRQSLLAVLNAEELPRNSYYGDASEIEISVLEEIQAIYEQETVTFSWQEGDILLLDNMLVAHGRKPFTGARKVLVGMAQPHSSK; from the coding sequence ATGAATTTAAAAACATTCAAAAGAAAATCAATTACAGTTTCTTCAGAAAACTTGGTGACAACCAATTTCTTAAAACCCACTCAACAACTACCTCTTGTCATTCAACCTGCTGTCGATGGCGTGAATTTAGTCAGTTGGGCTAGCAGTAACTGTGACTGGATAGAAAAACAATTAATTCAATATGGAGGTCTGCTTTTTCGCAACTTTCAAATTAATAATCATAGCGAATTTGCTAATTTTATGCAGGCTATAGCAGGAGAATTAATCGAATATTCTTATCGCTCAACTCCGCGTAGTCAAGTTGATGGTAAGATATACACATCAACAGAATATCCACCCGATCAATCAATTCCTTTACATAACGAAATGGCCTATTCTCTTAATTGGCCAATGAAAATTGCTTTCTTTTGTGTAAAGGCAGCAGAGCAAGGTGGAGAAACACCAATTGCTGATAGTCGTAAAGTATTTCAACGAATAGATCCAAAAATCAAAGAGCGATTTATTCAGAAAAATATTATGTACGTCCGTAATTATGGACAAGGAATTGATTTATCTTGGGAAACTGTATTCCAAACTAACGATAAAGCCGAAGTCGAAGCTTATTGTCAATCTACTGGCATTGATTTTACATGGCTAGATGGAAATAAACTTAGAACTTGTCAAGTTTGTCAAGCTGTTGCTACCCATCCTCAAACTGGCGATTTAGTTTGGTTTAATCAAGCACATTTATTTCATATCTCAAGCCTAAAAGCTGAAGTTCGCCAATCTTTACTTGCTGTACTAAATGCTGAGGAATTGCCACGAAACTCTTATTATGGAGATGCTTCAGAAATTGAAATATCTGTATTAGAAGAAATCCAAGCAATATATGAGCAAGAAACAGTAACATTCTCTTGGCAAGAAGGAGATATTTTATTACTAGATAATATGCTAGTTGCTCATGGGCGTAAGCCATTCACAGGTGCGAGAAAAGTTTTAGTAGGTATGGCGCAACCTCATAGCAGCAAATAA
- a CDS encoding non-ribosomal peptide synthetase: MQALSIEGFQISPQQKRLWLLQQENNHQPYRIQCTILVEGNIKYRILEKAIYNIWAKYEILRTSFPTLTEMAVPLQVIGEEASLKLNYYDLHDLDTKSQQININNLLSEVNKLDFDLEKGFTSKVDVIKQSDNHCILLIAISAICADRISLHHLVHDISATYDAYLQEHELEDTPLQYADIAAWQNDLLIGDEAETAKDYWHNQKVSNSFISKLPNEKKVNQKQIFEPKAISINFDATAITNITAIAQKYSVELSIVLMACWQILLWRLTNKSEAVFAWCCDGRNYEELHSAVGLLAKSLPIRIQAQEEYIIADILKQLDETINEASQWQDLLNAEEFFTATQDPQELSFLPFAFEFVSQPSQYFAGDVTFSIQKIYSCIERFKVKLLCWQQADSLAAELYYDANLFKQKDIERLAAQFQILSSAINNSYSIAQLEILSPQERQQLLVDNNTKTTSPPYQCIHHWIEAQANSTPNNLAVIFDNQHLTYQELNAKANNLANHLASLGVQPETVVALCVERSLDMIVGILGILKAGAAYLPIEPSLPEAALAFRLQDVQVSVLVTQKHLVEKINFQAQIICIDADISDSPQDNIRKSANPENLAYVIYTSGSTGKPKGVAIEHRQIVNYVNGILEKLDLPDAASFATVSTFAADLGNTAIFSALCTGGCLHIIAEERATDPVAFAEYCDRYSIDCLKIVPSHLSALLSGSYPRKLLPRQHLILGGEAATWDLIKRVRELAPECKILNHYGPTETTVGVLTYPVEEISSDTSSNSVPLGRPLANTQIYLLDKYCQLVPLGVTGEIYIGGDNIARGYINQPELTNERFIRNPFSSKPEARLYKTGDLGRYTPDGNLEFLGRIDDQVKLYGHRIELGEIEAVLCQHSQVKQLVVVAEEAHPGKKQLVAYIVGQEDLKPAELRDFIKQKLPDYMVPSQFLFLKALPLTANGKIDKKALLATDVVRPELQAAFVAPRTPVENALAKIWAELLNLEQVSIYDNFFELGGDSIISIQAIAKANQVGLRLTPKQIFEHQTIAKLALVADSRSTTESEQGLVIDAVPLTPIQHSFFAQNLPEAHHWNQSLLLELQQDIEPNILQQAIQCLLAHHDALRLRFRPTANGWESFNAGIEAEVPFTKFDLSELALEQQKVVIEAKATELQASLDLSNGSIVKVALFDLGSQQNNRLLFIIHHLAVDGVSWRILLSDLQTAIEKLQQNQTIQLPAKTTSFKQWSERLQEYANTKTLHAQLDFWCSELRKQVSPLPVDYVGGLNNVSTSKTFSVFLNETETQALLQEVPAKYHTQINDVLLTALARTFAAWTGEQTLLVNLEGHGREDIFTDVDLSRTVGWFSTVFPVLLNLENSATVGDALKAIKEQLRSIPNRGFDYGVLRYLCSNTAKNLAAIPQAEVCFNYLGQIDQVLQESSLFKLASESSGTERSPLASRRHLIDISGFVSRGCLQLNWTYSTEIHKHSTLSSLADKFVQALREIISHCQSADAGGYTPSDFSKAKVSQKDLDFLLAKINRGSGK, from the coding sequence ATGCAAGCTCTATCTATAGAAGGCTTTCAAATTTCACCTCAGCAAAAACGCTTATGGTTATTACAACAAGAAAACAACCATCAGCCATATCGCATTCAGTGTACAATTTTAGTAGAGGGAAATATTAAATATAGAATTTTAGAAAAAGCCATATATAATATTTGGGCTAAATATGAAATTTTACGTACTAGCTTTCCTACCTTGACGGAAATGGCAGTTCCTTTACAGGTTATTGGAGAGGAAGCATCTTTAAAGCTTAATTATTATGATTTGCATGATTTAGATACAAAAAGCCAACAAATAAATATTAATAATCTACTTTCAGAAGTTAATAAATTAGATTTTGACTTAGAAAAAGGTTTTACTAGTAAGGTTGATGTAATTAAACAATCTGATAATCATTGCATTTTACTGATAGCGATATCAGCTATTTGTGCAGATAGAATATCCTTGCACCATCTTGTACATGATATTAGTGCCACTTATGATGCTTATTTGCAGGAGCATGAGCTAGAAGATACACCTTTACAATATGCAGATATTGCTGCTTGGCAAAATGATTTATTAATAGGAGATGAAGCAGAAACAGCTAAAGATTATTGGCACAACCAAAAAGTATCTAATTCTTTCATAAGTAAATTACCAAACGAAAAAAAAGTTAATCAAAAACAAATATTTGAACCCAAAGCTATTAGCATCAACTTTGACGCTACTGCGATAACTAATATTACAGCGATCGCCCAAAAATACTCTGTTGAACTTTCGATAGTTTTGATGGCTTGCTGGCAAATTCTATTGTGGCGTTTGACTAACAAATCCGAAGCTGTTTTCGCTTGGTGTTGTGACGGGAGAAATTACGAAGAATTACACTCAGCAGTCGGATTATTAGCTAAATCTTTACCTATTCGTATTCAAGCACAAGAAGAATATATAATTGCAGATATATTAAAACAGTTAGATGAAACAATAAATGAAGCTTCTCAATGGCAAGACTTATTGAATGCAGAAGAGTTTTTCACTGCGACTCAAGATCCTCAAGAATTATCATTTTTACCCTTTGCCTTTGAATTTGTATCCCAACCCAGTCAATATTTTGCTGGTGACGTAACCTTTTCTATTCAAAAAATATATAGCTGTATTGAGCGCTTCAAGGTAAAGTTATTATGCTGGCAACAAGCTGATTCACTTGCAGCAGAATTATATTATGATGCTAACTTATTTAAGCAAAAAGACATTGAACGTTTAGCAGCACAATTTCAGATTTTAAGTAGTGCAATAAACAATTCATATTCAATTGCTCAGCTAGAAATTCTGTCTCCACAAGAACGTCAGCAACTCTTAGTAGATAATAATACAAAAACTACTTCTCCTCCATATCAGTGCATTCATCACTGGATTGAAGCACAGGCTAATAGTACACCAAACAATCTTGCTGTTATTTTTGACAATCAACATTTAACCTATCAAGAACTAAATGCCAAAGCTAACAACTTAGCTAATCATTTGGCATCATTGGGAGTTCAACCAGAAACTGTAGTTGCACTTTGCGTTGAACGTTCTTTGGATATGATAGTTGGTATCCTGGGCATTCTCAAAGCAGGCGCAGCATACTTACCTATAGAACCTTCTTTACCCGAAGCAGCATTAGCCTTTAGATTGCAGGATGTTCAAGTATCGGTGCTGGTAACACAAAAGCACCTTGTTGAAAAAATAAATTTCCAAGCGCAGATAATTTGTATTGATGCAGATATAAGCGATTCGCCTCAAGATAACATTCGCAAGTCTGCTAATCCAGAAAACTTGGCTTACGTTATCTACACCTCTGGTTCAACAGGTAAACCCAAAGGTGTTGCAATTGAACATCGGCAAATAGTCAATTATGTTAACGGTATATTAGAAAAACTTGATTTACCAGATGCGGCTAGCTTCGCCACTGTTTCTACCTTCGCCGCAGACTTAGGTAACACAGCGATTTTCTCAGCGTTGTGTACAGGTGGATGCTTGCATATCATTGCAGAAGAACGTGCTACAGATCCCGTTGCATTTGCCGAATATTGCGATCGCTATTCTATAGATTGCCTCAAAATAGTTCCTTCACACCTATCAGCTTTATTATCAGGTTCATATCCCAGAAAACTTCTACCACGTCAGCACCTCATTCTTGGTGGTGAAGCTGCAACCTGGGATTTAATTAAACGGGTACGTGAATTAGCACCAGAATGCAAAATTCTTAACCACTACGGTCCAACAGAAACTACCGTTGGTGTACTCACCTATCCTGTAGAGGAAATCTCTAGTGATACGTCATCCAATAGTGTACCTCTCGGTCGTCCTTTAGCCAATACCCAAATATATTTACTCGATAAATATTGCCAACTCGTCCCTTTAGGTGTGACAGGAGAAATCTATATAGGTGGCGATAATATAGCTAGAGGATATATAAATCAACCAGAACTAACTAACGAGCGATTTATTCGTAATCCATTCAGTAGTAAACCTGAAGCAAGACTTTATAAAACTGGGGATTTAGGACGCTATACACCTGATGGTAACTTAGAATTTTTGGGTCGAATTGATGACCAAGTGAAATTATATGGTCATCGCATTGAACTAGGAGAAATTGAAGCTGTACTTTGTCAACATTCACAAGTAAAACAATTAGTTGTAGTTGCAGAAGAAGCTCATCCAGGGAAAAAGCAGCTTGTCGCTTATATAGTTGGGCAAGAAGATTTAAAACCTGCTGAATTGCGCGATTTTATCAAACAAAAACTACCTGACTATATGGTGCCTTCACAATTTTTGTTCTTGAAGGCTTTACCATTAACAGCTAATGGTAAAATCGATAAAAAAGCTTTACTAGCAACAGATGTAGTTAGACCAGAATTACAAGCTGCTTTTGTCGCCCCGCGTACTCCAGTAGAAAATGCATTAGCTAAAATTTGGGCAGAACTTCTCAATTTAGAGCAAGTTAGTATTTACGATAACTTCTTTGAATTGGGTGGAGATTCGATTATTAGTATTCAGGCGATCGCTAAAGCAAACCAGGTAGGTTTACGTCTCACGCCTAAGCAAATTTTTGAACACCAAACTATTGCTAAACTTGCGTTAGTTGCCGATAGTCGCTCAACAACAGAATCAGAACAAGGATTAGTAATTGATGCTGTACCTCTCACCCCAATTCAACATAGCTTTTTTGCTCAAAATTTACCAGAAGCGCATCATTGGAATCAATCATTATTGCTAGAATTACAGCAAGATATCGAACCTAACATTTTACAGCAAGCAATACAGTGTCTGCTGGCACATCATGACGCACTCCGCTTACGTTTTCGCCCCACAGCTAATGGTTGGGAATCGTTTAATGCTGGTATTGAAGCTGAAGTACCATTTACTAAATTCGATTTGTCCGAACTAGCCCTAGAGCAACAAAAAGTGGTTATTGAAGCTAAAGCCACAGAACTACAGGCAAGTTTGGATTTATCAAATGGTTCCATTGTAAAGGTGGCACTATTTGATTTAGGATCTCAGCAAAATAATCGCTTACTGTTTATCATTCATCATTTGGCTGTTGATGGTGTTTCTTGGCGAATTTTATTGTCAGATTTGCAAACAGCTATAGAAAAACTTCAGCAAAATCAAACAATTCAATTACCAGCCAAAACTACTTCTTTTAAACAATGGAGCGAACGTTTGCAAGAATATGCAAACACAAAGACGCTACACGCACAATTAGATTTCTGGTGTTCTGAGTTAAGAAAACAAGTTTCTCCGTTACCAGTGGACTATGTAGGCGGATTAAATAATGTATCTACAAGTAAAACTTTCTCTGTATTCCTCAATGAAACTGAGACACAAGCACTACTGCAAGAAGTTCCAGCCAAGTATCATACACAAATAAATGATGTTTTGTTAACAGCACTAGCAAGAACCTTTGCAGCATGGACAGGAGAACAAACGCTGTTAGTTAACTTAGAGGGACATGGACGAGAAGACATTTTTACTGATGTTGATTTATCTCGTACAGTCGGTTGGTTTAGTACTGTGTTTCCAGTCCTATTGAATTTAGAAAATAGTGCGACAGTCGGGGATGCTTTAAAAGCAATTAAAGAGCAGCTACGCAGTATACCCAATCGAGGTTTTGATTATGGTGTATTGCGTTATTTGTGCAGCAATACTGCTAAAAATTTAGCTGCTATACCTCAAGCAGAAGTTTGTTTTAACTATTTAGGACAAATTGACCAAGTTTTACAAGAATCTTCTTTATTTAAATTAGCATCAGAATCGAGTGGTACAGAGCGTAGTCCTTTAGCAAGCCGTCGTCATCTCATAGATATTAGCGGGTTTGTGAGTAGAGGCTGTCTGCAATTAAATTGGACTTATAGTACTGAAATACACAAACATAGTACTTTGTCAAGTCTAGCGGATAAATTTGTCCAAGCACTGCGGGAAATTATTAGTCATTGTCAATCGGCTGATGCAGGAGGTTATACTCCTTCTGATTTCTCCAAAGCTAAAGTAAGCCAAAAAGACCTCGATTTTTTACTGGCAAAAATTAACCGAGGGAGTGGGAAGTAA
- a CDS encoding non-ribosomal peptide synthetase: MKADKIQDIYELSPLQQGILFHSLYAPESTAYFVQLCYSLKGNFNVVAFEQAWQEVVNRHTVLRTAFYWENLEKPLQVVHQEAEISLIQYDWRNINPSERSQQLQAFLERDRTGNFDLTQPCLMRLTLIRCHDDSYYLVWSKHHLILDGWSTALVLKEVVEIYQLLCQGKNLPLILESSFGDYIGWLQQQDLNKAKEFWQQSLQGFTAPTPLINFTNKNLSNQPEKYNQQVVKLSQTTTAALQSLARQNQLTLNTLVQGAYALLLSRYSRETDVVYGVTVSGRPADLAKAESIVGMFINTLPVRVTIDAEESLLSWLRKLQSQLAEIRQYEYSPLVEVQGWSEVPRGLPLFESILVFENYPVDGILKEWQGNLEVQSISAVDNTNYPLTVSIIPGEQLEIVIDYQSDRFDFATIHRMLGHLQTLLQGMVNHPHREIKDLALLTDTEKHQLLVEWNSNKVDYPQNICLHQLFENVVQQTPHAIAVEFAGRSLTYQQLNQQANKVAHYLQKLGVIPDQLIGICVERSLEMAIALLGILKAGGAYVPLDPDQPQQRLEFMLHDAGCSILLTQKRLFETISTYAKKVIYLDADWELIANEQESNPISNVQPENLAYLIYTSGSTGESKGVMIQHNNLVNAYYAWEKAYQLSSQVRCHLQMASFSFDVFSGDLIRALCSGGKLVLCPREILLEPQQLYELMRQHKIDCAEFVPVVLRNLVQYLEKNQQKLDFMRLVICGSDSWYGAEYSKFRDVLGKETRLINSFGVTEATIDSSYFEHAAVELPDEQLVPIGRPYPNSKLYILDDYLQPVPVGVTGELYIGGEGLARGYHNRPDLTTERFITNIFSQKPQERLYKTGDLVRYLPDGNIEFLGRIDNQVKLRGFRIELGEIEALLSKDPDLRETVVIVREDNPGDKRLVAYIVPTTGNFDSANNSELIPKLRKYLKANLPQYMVPSAFVLLEKLPLTPNGKIDRKALPIPDTARPELQTVFIAPRTSIEETLVQIWTETLRLKQVGINDNFFELGGDSILSLQIIAKAKQAGLQLTPRQIFEYQTIADLAAVAGTITKIETEQGLVTGSLPLTPIQSWFFEQVLVDSHHWNQAVLLEVDQSCNPIVLEQVICQLLTHHDALRLRFMQTEAGWKSIIATPDRITPFSIIDLSSLPQSEQKQAMDAKATALQASLNLSKGPLVQVALFIMGANQLNRLLFTVHHLAIDGVSWRILLEDLQTAYQQLSREQEIQLPPKTTSVKQWAEKLQEYANSETVKAEINYWLSQFYQNISSLPIDNLNGENTVASASTVSVSLTQEETESLLHEVPAAYQTQINDILLTALVRTFHQWTGNSSLLINLEGHGREDILENVDLSRTVGWFTTIFPVVLDITATFSEGEALKTVKEQLRNIPCKGINYGVLRYLSKKSIANKLQALPQAEVTFNFLGQFDQVISETSMFRPTAESAKETQSPRGSRDCLLEVSALIVCGQLHINWTYSKALHKQTTVEKLAQGFIEALRSLIVHCQSPETGGYTPSDFPQMQFSQQELDQLMAELG, translated from the coding sequence ATGAAAGCTGACAAGATACAAGATATTTATGAGTTATCACCGTTACAACAAGGAATTCTCTTTCATAGTTTGTATGCTCCCGAATCGACTGCTTATTTTGTCCAGTTATGTTACTCGCTGAAGGGTAATTTTAATGTTGTAGCTTTTGAACAAGCTTGGCAAGAAGTCGTCAACCGCCACACTGTTTTACGCACAGCTTTTTATTGGGAAAATCTAGAAAAACCCTTACAAGTTGTACATCAGGAAGCCGAAATATCACTCATACAGTACGATTGGCGAAATATAAACCCAAGTGAGCGATCGCAGCAATTGCAGGCTTTTTTGGAGCGCGATCGCACCGGCAATTTTGACCTAACACAACCATGCTTAATGCGGCTGACTTTAATTCGCTGTCATGATGACTCTTATTACTTGGTTTGGAGCAAACATCATCTTATTTTAGATGGTTGGTCAACAGCTTTAGTCTTAAAAGAAGTAGTAGAAATTTACCAATTACTTTGCCAAGGTAAAAATTTACCTTTAATATTAGAGAGTTCATTTGGTGATTATATTGGTTGGTTACAACAACAAGATTTAAACAAAGCCAAGGAATTTTGGCAGCAGTCATTACAGGGCTTTACAGCACCCACGCCTTTAATTAATTTTACTAATAAAAACTTATCTAACCAACCAGAGAAATACAATCAGCAAGTAGTCAAGCTTTCACAAACAACCACCGCAGCACTACAATCTTTAGCAAGACAGAATCAACTCACACTTAACACCCTTGTCCAAGGAGCTTACGCTCTACTGCTAAGTCGCTACAGTAGAGAAACAGATGTAGTTTATGGCGTAACAGTCTCCGGTCGTCCCGCTGATTTAGCCAAAGCTGAGTCTATAGTAGGGATGTTTATCAATACTTTACCTGTACGAGTCACAATTGATGCTGAAGAATCTTTGTTATCTTGGTTGAGAAAATTACAATCACAACTAGCAGAAATAAGGCAATACGAATATAGCCCATTGGTAGAAGTGCAAGGTTGGAGTGAAGTACCAAGAGGGTTACCTTTATTTGAAAGCATATTAGTATTTGAAAATTACCCAGTAGACGGAATTTTAAAAGAATGGCAAGGAAATTTAGAAGTTCAAAGTATTAGTGCGGTCGATAACACTAATTATCCTTTAACAGTTAGTATTATTCCTGGTGAGCAGTTAGAAATTGTTATAGATTATCAGAGCGATCGCTTTGATTTTGCCACCATCCACAGAATGTTAGGACATCTCCAAACATTGTTGCAAGGCATGGTGAATCATCCTCATAGGGAAATAAAAGATTTAGCACTGTTAACAGATACAGAGAAACACCAGCTATTAGTAGAATGGAATAGCAACAAAGTTGATTATCCTCAAAATATTTGCCTTCATCAGTTATTTGAAAACGTTGTTCAGCAAACGCCTCATGCGATTGCAGTAGAGTTCGCAGGTAGAAGTCTTACTTATCAGCAATTAAATCAGCAAGCTAATAAAGTTGCTCATTATTTACAGAAATTAGGAGTAATACCCGATCAATTAATTGGTATTTGTGTAGAACGCTCATTAGAAATGGCGATCGCACTTTTAGGTATTTTAAAAGCAGGTGGTGCTTATGTACCATTAGACCCCGATCAACCGCAGCAACGTTTAGAATTTATGTTACACGATGCGGGTTGTAGTATTCTACTCACTCAAAAGCGACTGTTTGAAACTATTTCCACCTATGCAAAGAAAGTCATATATTTAGATGCAGATTGGGAATTAATTGCTAACGAACAAGAGTCTAACCCGATTAGCAACGTACAACCAGAAAATTTAGCCTACCTGATTTACACTTCTGGTTCTACGGGTGAATCAAAAGGGGTAATGATTCAACATAACAACCTTGTTAATGCTTACTATGCTTGGGAAAAAGCTTATCAACTAAGTTCTCAAGTTCGCTGTCATTTACAAATGGCTAGCTTTTCTTTTGATGTCTTTTCTGGAGATTTAATTCGGGCTTTGTGTTCAGGAGGGAAGCTCGTGCTATGTCCAAGGGAAATACTTCTAGAACCCCAACAACTCTATGAATTGATGCGTCAACACAAAATTGACTGCGCGGAATTTGTACCAGTTGTATTAAGAAACCTTGTGCAGTACCTAGAAAAAAACCAACAAAAACTCGATTTTATGCGGTTGGTTATCTGTGGTTCTGATAGTTGGTATGGAGCCGAGTATAGTAAATTCCGTGATGTTCTTGGTAAAGAAACACGGTTAATTAACTCTTTTGGTGTAACTGAAGCCACAATCGACAGTTCATATTTTGAGCACGCCGCAGTAGAGTTACCAGATGAACAGTTAGTACCAATTGGTCGCCCTTATCCTAATAGCAAACTTTATATATTAGATGACTATTTACAACCAGTACCAGTAGGCGTTACTGGAGAACTTTACATCGGTGGTGAAGGTTTAGCCAGAGGATATCACAACCGTCCAGACTTAACCACCGAAAGGTTTATTACTAATATTTTTAGCCAAAAACCACAAGAACGGCTTTATAAAACTGGTGACTTAGTTCGCTATCTTCCTGATGGAAACATCGAGTTTTTAGGACGCATTGACAACCAAGTCAAACTTCGTGGTTTTCGGATTGAACTGGGAGAAATTGAGGCATTACTGAGTAAAGATCCAGACCTCCGAGAAACTGTGGTTATAGTTAGAGAAGATAACCCTGGTGACAAACGTTTAGTAGCATATATCGTTCCTACTACTGGGAATTTTGACTCAGCAAATAATAGTGAACTGATACCAAAGTTACGAAAATACTTGAAGGCAAATCTACCACAGTATATGGTACCTTCGGCTTTTGTACTCTTGGAAAAATTACCACTGACACCAAATGGTAAAATAGACCGCAAAGCCCTGCCCATACCAGATACTGCTAGACCCGAATTACAAACGGTTTTCATCGCACCCCGCACTTCAATTGAAGAAACGCTGGTGCAGATATGGACTGAAACCCTACGACTCAAGCAAGTTGGTATTAATGACAATTTTTTTGAGTTAGGTGGAGATTCGATACTGAGTCTGCAAATTATTGCTAAAGCTAAACAAGCTGGGTTACAGCTAACCCCCAGACAGATATTTGAATATCAGACAATTGCCGATTTAGCTGCTGTCGCCGGTACAATTACAAAAATTGAAACCGAACAAGGTCTTGTTACGGGTTCTCTACCTCTAACTCCTATTCAAAGTTGGTTTTTTGAACAGGTACTTGTTGATTCCCATCACTGGAATCAAGCGGTATTGCTAGAAGTAGATCAAAGTTGTAACCCAATTGTATTAGAGCAGGTTATCTGCCAATTACTGACTCACCATGATGCACTGCGTTTGCGCTTTATGCAAACTGAAGCTGGCTGGAAGTCAATTATTGCAACTCCCGATCGCATAACACCTTTTTCGATTATTGATTTATCAAGCCTACCCCAAAGTGAGCAGAAGCAGGCTATGGACGCCAAAGCGACTGCGCTACAAGCCAGTTTAAATTTATCAAAAGGACCATTAGTCCAAGTTGCTTTATTTATAATGGGGGCAAATCAACTTAATAGATTATTATTTACCGTTCACCATCTTGCCATTGATGGAGTTTCCTGGCGGATCTTACTAGAGGATCTGCAAACTGCTTACCAACAACTCAGCCGAGAGCAAGAGATACAACTCCCCCCAAAAACTACTTCGGTAAAACAATGGGCTGAAAAACTTCAAGAATACGCTAATTCGGAAACTGTAAAAGCAGAAATAAATTATTGGTTGAGTCAGTTTTACCAAAATATTTCTTCTTTGCCTATTGACAATTTAAATGGAGAAAATACTGTCGCTTCAGCTTCTACCGTTTCAGTTAGTCTTACCCAGGAAGAAACCGAATCTTTATTACATGAAGTACCAGCAGCCTATCAAACTCAAATTAATGATATTTTGCTAACTGCTCTTGTGCGGACATTTCATCAATGGACTGGTAATAGTTCACTTTTGATAAATTTGGAAGGTCACGGACGAGAAGACATTTTAGAAAATGTGGATTTATCTCGTACTGTTGGCTGGTTTACTACTATCTTTCCGGTGGTATTAGATATCACAGCCACTTTTAGTGAAGGAGAAGCATTAAAGACGGTAAAAGAACAATTGCGTAATATTCCTTGTAAAGGCATTAACTACGGTGTATTGCGTTATCTCAGTAAAAAGTCAATTGCTAATAAACTGCAAGCTTTACCGCAAGCAGAGGTAACATTTAACTTTTTAGGTCAGTTTGACCAAGTCATTTCTGAAACCTCTATGTTTCGACCTACTGCTGAATCTGCTAAAGAAACACAAAGTCCTAGAGGAAGCCGCGACTGTCTGCTAGAGGTAAGTGCATTAATTGTTTGCGGTCAACTGCATATAAATTGGACTTATAGCAAAGCATTACATAAACAAACTACGGTTGAAAAGCTGGCTCAAGGATTTATTGAGGCGTTGCGATCGCTTATTGTTCACTGTCAGTCTCCCGAAACTGGAGGTTACACTCCTTCTGATTTTCCCCAGATGCAGTTTAGTCAACAAGAACTGGATCAATTAATGGCAGAACTTGGTTAG